Within Vicia villosa cultivar HV-30 ecotype Madison, WI unplaced genomic scaffold, Vvil1.0 scaffold7, whole genome shotgun sequence, the genomic segment CTGAAAAAAAAATGAAGCTTCCTCCTCTCATGGCCTCTCTCACAGACAACAACACAACTTGTTTCTTCTTTCAAATCGGCCTCGCCTCTCTCGCGAGTTCACTCTCTCAATTTCTCCATCTCTCTTGCGGTTACTCACCCTCGGTTTGCTCTCTTGCCGTGAAGAACCACGATGAAGACAACTTCATCTTTTTCTCTGTTACCCTCTCTGCTCGCGATGCTTCTCCGTGGAAGACTCTCACTTTTCTCTCTTGGTGAGCTCTCTCttgtagcaacaacaacaaactaATGTTCGGTGCTACCTCTCTCGCGAAGAACAGTGACAACAACACCTTCTCAGGGTGTTTTCGGTCCTCATACTTAAGGTAACACAAATCATTTTTTACAGTTTCTTAAAACCAattcatttttcaattttatgatcATGGTTCAATTGATAGCTCACTCCTTGTTTCGATTCTGCTTGCAGTGAACAAAAATAAGAACTTCCGGCCTCTTTTAATTGAAGAAAAACTCAAGGTTTGTTCTTCAATTTCGTTCTCATGGTACCAGCAAGTTTTTATGACATAGCAATAATAACATATGCTCTCTGTTTTCGGTTTTGAACATTTTACAGATACAGCAATAATTAACAGCAAGTTTGAGAGTGAAAGGAGAAGCTACTTACTTGCGGCATGGAGGTTTTTGCCGAATTTTGTTCAGGTATGTATCGATTCTTTGAGCTTCTGGAATTGACTATGATTGCTGCGTTTTGAACTGCTActgctttgaatttctttgaaaattgttgttattattactgTCCTGGATTTCTTTCTGAAAAAATCTGCAGACTAGCTGCTTGTTGCTGAATTTTTGCTTTTACTTACAGCAATAATAACTCAAGCTATATGTGTTTCTGGTGATTTTTATGTTACAGGAAAGCCAAAGTTCAAAGCAACAACAATATTGAGACTGAGAGTGGAGatgacttacctacggcgaggaggtgTTCGCCGGTTTATTGCTGAGGTATGACTTTAACCGCTACTGCTTGCTGCCAATTGATTTCTTCTAACAACTTTGCTTAACAGCTTTGCTtcttgttgtaggcttttgatgaaggtgatgccataacacctctttggatattagggagacttgaagatggacttcaagttggaactctccaccaaggtatgaagaatttcttcttcactctcttcaaaccaatgaactttgtgactatgaattctcacttctcaagtggttttcttgggtttgaagaattgcttcttcttgccaagaaacttgaaaactatgagagaagaaagagaagtgagaaagctagtagtatagtagctttggtgtgatttgcaatgaagtgaggccttctatttataggaaaagttaaGGAAGTGTTTGGCATTTGGTAATAAACTTGATATCCAAATTGTAATCATTGCAAAAATctcataagaataagaatattctttatgACATTATTTCTTATGCAAGTGGGAAAAAATATCTTTGATTcctttttgtcttgaattatttctttGCTAAATACACCCCTTTTTGTCTTGATTTGggcttttgaatattttgttgagctttttgctaatctcacccttctttttgtttctttttttttcatgttgcatgaggaCCTTGAAgaaaagcatgaagaaatttgatcttgaagaatgaagacttgaagaattcaagaattgcatttgaagttttatttttttcttttccttgtaattccaactttgtatgaatgaaactttgtattcttgcaaatgaatggaattttgtaattcttgaattttggataaAGTCCACTTGTAATGCATTTGAAATTTAGAACTTTGTTCATGTAAAAGAACTTCACTTGTAATGTTTGAATTTCTCTTAGAATCCTTGAATGGATTTGCtactcaaaaatgaagtttgaattttcttgaatgaattttgaatttgaaattcaaTTCCCTTTGATATAGAAAATGATGGGAAATCCTTGGAGTAATGTGaagaatgttcttgcaccaatgaacttttaattcttgaatttatggtttaaaaccatacttgaaataatctttcaacaaatggactaaaagatttttcttgcaatttcggtgaaatttccatgaattgtttcaaacttgtaccaactttcaaataatccatatgaatcaattcttcaccatgatgaatccataAGCCAAGAGTCgcgaaataaattccaaacaaatctCTTGAATCACACAAACGGCAATGGCGTATAAAAAGTGGAAAAACGCCATGAACACGaaattatcttgcaaagaatgagtgaatgaatgaagaatcctaatttggtcgattcaaagcttttgagcttgttgaagtgaatctttgaggaccaaatggtgactgtggatcttgaattgagatacaatttccattggatattgtcatagggattatttgaagatgattgagacctttgattgacttcctggggatttttagggtttcccaaatgtgatccctgattttggtccctgatagttcaaaaccctaatctgaggatttgaaatttcactgttgatcaatccttgtgtaggagatgtcttgagtcaatagattaggtcaaaatgacgtacttggggtcttgaggtcatgtcccaagtcattaggtcaaatcctgagcaaaagtcaggggtgtgctatcttcagtcaaaaccctaatcgggttgattcagtgcctttgagcttgttggaatgaatctctgaggaccaaatgttgattgttgatgaagatagttcttttgagatgaagggagaacaaaaccataattgattgtttcttgcactgatgagtgatctcttgttcaaaccctgctgagcacaagtagcaaacacaggctatgcaatttgttagagatgcaaatgatgcatatgcaaatgatatgaggtggtatcttaggtcaaaaattggggtatgacacctcgttgtagggtgatttctacataaatcacttggcgatctggttaacatagcgcaatatttcgtgtcccgaatcaaaaaagatcaaatatggaagagaattgtatgtggttgatttaagacttatgaaggtttatcgtgtagtcgctatgattttatcaaccttctgataaatgtccattgaatttaaatccgagaacatccttcactcaccatcgatctttatcactaactttgataacatacttgacaagtttcaagatggttatctttaacatctagcaactaactttaatttccgcactttattatattgctctttatatttctcgctttatctctttattttatcatttcatcatatttacattctgctattttctctttgtccatttggacgtttatattccgctattttctctttgtccatttggacactatgtttatgtttccgctattttctttttgtccacttgggccatactttacttttaagctaaaacattaataaacaacaaaaaatctaaaaaacgtttaaggctctctttcggactattggttactatcccgagcattttggagatttggacttatggacttagtacctctagaCCCTATTATTcggttattactctgtgattattctgtctgtctggcattggattgttgtctgtttgtgtatgcaggtattttcttgaaagtccttgatggttaattccaaggcattgagataagaattttacccgaaaacagccgttactctgcccgattttcgtcagaattttaatgtgcttaacgCAAAGTGGTGCGGAGATAATAAGTTCatatggatccccaagtggtaatgtgttgggttggtattgataagtccaaaggatgggaaatctaccttgactcataatgtcaagtgttggcttcttcttcggttagaccgttctttccttagcttttattttatgtattaggatagcctcttcatctcctccccttctttaattttcaaaatcttctccctttttaaaaaaccttcttatgtttgcaatcttttcaaaaccttttcttttaaaacatcCTCTACAAGAAAATATGTCAGTATCGAGGGCCAAAAACCATCGGTAACAAGAAAAAGCCGTGGGTAAAGGTAAATTACCGAGGGCTTAATGACggtaatttattttatgtattaggatagcctcttcatctcctccacttctttaattttcaaaatcttctccctttttaaaaaaccttcttatgtttgcaatcttttcaaaaccttttcttttaaaacatcCACTACAAGAAAATATGTCAGTACCGAGGGCCAAAAACCATCGGTAACAAGAAAAAGCCGTGGGTAAAGGTAAATTACCGAGGGCTTAACGACGGCTACGAGACCCTCGGTAATTCTCTCCTTGGTAACGTCTATAGACGGCTACGTAAACCCACGATATTACCCACGGATAAACCTTGAATAATTTGCGGGTAATAGGTGATTAAACATCCAAATATTTCTCTTATGTTATCCACGGCTAAGCTGCCGGTAAATTACTAAGGGCCAAGCCCTCGATAAGATTCGATTTTTTGTATACTTTATTGACGGTTAAGCCGTctgtaatttttaatttttttaaaataaaaaattataccaATATTTGATCATTAGATCTATGTAGTTAGTATTTTTCCTGTTTGAATACAGTAATGATGATGAACTAGTAACAATAATGATTTATGAATATTCTTCATAATAATCTATAAATCAACAACAAAACCAAAATTATATATAACCATTATTATTGTATGTAATAAATAACATCTAAAGTCAAACCAAAACTCAAACCTTAATATCAATCAAatctcaaaaaacttccaattcAACAAGTTTGATGTAAACAAActcaaacaaaacataaaacaagtTCAAGCAAAATATAATGTGATTCTTAAAGTAATCTCATCAATAAAAGTAAAGCTAGAATAATACAATCTTATGTGCTACCAATAGAGTCATCACTGTCAGAGTCATCACTGTCAGAGTCATCACTGTCAGAGTCATCACTGTCAGAGTCATCACTGTCAGAGTCATCATCATTGTCGGAGTCATACTTTTCATAGTCCGAATGACGACGGCGTTTGTCACCCTTCATGGAAGCAACACTTTCAGCTAATTCTCTCAATTGTCTCTCCAAATCTGGTGTGCGTTTATTTGCCTTACGACATTCCTCTCGTGCAGCTCGAGCATCTTCCTCTGCAACATTTGCTCTCTCTTCAATTGTTGCCATTTGTGCAGCAAAGTCAGCAGAAACTTGACCGTTATATGGAGATACATGTGACTGCTGGGTTAAAGAGGAAACACCTGGCTTGTAATGCTTGGATTTGTCCCAGCACCATAGAGACGTCCTCTAGTCTTGCCACCagcagcttctgcccaaaaatttAGTCGAGTTGCAGAATCAACTTCCTTGGGGCCACTATCTGATGCCTCTCCAACTTGAGAGGCATGTTTAAGCTTCTCTTGAAATGTTTCCTGctcaaaaaaaaatatacaaaacttATATACATTAGAATATTTTTACatcaaagtaaaaacaaaatttatcaaTGAAACTTACATATGTCTTCTTTGATCTGTCGTCCACCCATGAGGAGTCCTTCTTTTTTGTATGAGTTCTTAAGAAGACCTCATCTAATGTGGGCTCTCTACCCAACTCTTGACGCTTagacataataaaaaattaatgtcaaaatttttggaaaaattaacTTATGAGTTAAAGTATAAGGAATCAAGTATTTAACATGAATGACATACCATTCGAATGATGTGCTCATTTGTGGATATGGAGCCACCCGTATGGATAGATCCACCCATTGCAGATGCCCGGTTTTTCTTATTCCTGGCAGCTAGGAACATGTTTTTTTACAGAATCGAAGCAATCATATAGGTATGAAATGATATTTGCATGTAGAAGACTAGAATCGCTATAATACTAATACACAATTCATTAAGGTAAAATACCACATTGCAAGTTCATAGAAGTACACAAAATTGGTGGGATTGTGTAACTGTCACTTAGTTTCGAGTTCATAGATGTTGCTTCTATTAATAAGGTGTTGAGTCTTGTGCTACACATGTTCCAGTTGTTAATTAAGTTAACCATATGGACAGAATAAACTTTGTTTCTTCAGAATAAGCTTTGTTTACAATGAAACAATCATAGATAAGTAATTAGCCAAGTGGTATGTAAACAGGATATCTCAAAATCACAAAATCAAACCATTTTCATAACCATAAAAATAAGATATATAAAGAAAGCTTATACAATTTGTATCTACTTAATACCAGTAGCTATATTGTACCCAAGGGGGTTAGAGTCCCACCTTAACAAACATCTTATAATCATTTATATAACTATAATTCTAAGAGCACACACAAGCTCCAATATTGAATAGTAGTCACTAACAGTAGGATTATAATGAAGACAGAACAATAACATCTCCAAATTCTATTTCTGAAAATCAATTGAAAAAAATCTCAATAGCACCCAAAATTAACAATAACCATATCAAagacaagaacaaaacaaaaattgaTAACAATAACAAGAAATCAACTTGTTAAATTATAAACAAAAGTTATAAAATTAAGGTtttggaaagaagaaaaaaaatggggGAGATAAGCATGGAAAGCTAGTGACTGTTAGAAGAGGACGTACCGATTTGCGAAGATATTGTCCTTGAAGCCAAAGAAAGAGAGCCGATTACAGAGAGAATCTCAAGCGGTTAAGAAAAATTTGGAGAACGAGGGTTTTAGAGTTTTAGGTTAAAAAAGTGTCTTTATAATACTGTGCTGCTTCCTCTtcttttttctaagtttttatactTTATGAATCTAAGTTTTTATACTTTATACTTTATAATACTGTGCTGTTTTTATACTATTATAAAGAAACTTATAGAAAGAAAAACATATACTTTTTTTATTAAGTTATTTCAACGTAAAAAAAACGTAACTTTTTAAAACGTtactttttttactttttaaaaacaTCATTAGGTTTttcaatttataataaaaatattattggtTAATAGTATAGATTTTAAGTAGTTTTCAAATCAAGTTTAAATTTCTTATAAGTGTAATattgataatttaattaaaagaaaaactcttaattattttttaaaatgtttttaaaactaaatccataaaaatctattttttaaataaatgattttaatttatttttttaaaattttaaattaataattttagtaTACGTTTCAATATAAATTCATAACAATTTTTTTCTATATCAAAACTATACAGAGGGCTGGGCCGTGGGTAATTATTGACGAAGTCAAACCGCGGCTATTTCTGAAAGCTCAGCCGTGGgtaaagttttaaaattttttaattgaCATTGCCCCATGTACTCATGAATTACCGACGACTAAGCCGTCTATACTTAGAAAATTACCGTCGAGCATGTGGCCGTGGGTAATGATCTGTGGGTATATACAacttttcttgtagtgatcttttgcccttagtggcttttcttcaaaaagtttagacacgactaattgttgaaaggagtggcgataccccacgattttgaaattgattgatataatgagatcttttccgtgtgagagagctagtggcatactcgttgatttctatccgagttggagcccttctttcatttgcgatgcaaagaactcgtttgttctcatgctcaagatcaatggctgagtatttctctccgacgatgataaagtgtttattcatttttaaaatattttcccttttaagtggaactacattagctctgacttctccattgcaccgaggaggtatgtaggcacatggcttaatgtcttgccgagcttattttaaaaataaaacaaactcccttttttagcacacacgacacagattttcaaaaaggttcctgtggagtaccacaaatatgaggggtgcttaaaaccttccccttgtataatcaacacccatacctaagatctcttcttttttgttttaaaaacaaactttgggttttcttcgttcttttcccttttcctttggaaacaataaagcgtggtggcgactttcactaaaatattgagtcaagtcaatcccatggcttcgatctcagattttcctcgctacagcaggctacgctgactgacaaaaggaacgttagaagctattaaaggcaacgtcagctaaagcaggaaaagcaaggctcgaggtagttgacaaaagagtgaaacattaaatgcaatgctgtacggatcacgcaacgcattaaatgctcccaacggtcatcttctcaaacgcctataaatagaagttctgaagagaagctagacataacactttgcgcaaacatacagaaacgctgtcaaattcaaaagctctcaaacttcatcttcaacctcacttcattactgttgtaatatcttagtgagattaagcttaaactttaagagaaatatcacagttgtgattatagcttttaagaagcattgtaatactcttgtaagaatttgtttacattcatttgtaagaactagaggagatcaagttgtgatcggattctctagaaagtcttagagggtatctaagcattgtgttcctagagtggtcaggttgtgatcagaatactctagaagacttagaggttatctaagtggaaaaccattgtaatcttgtgtgattagtggattaaatcatcaagtgaggtaaatcactcctagggggtggactggagtagtttagttaacaacgaaccaggataaaaatcattgtgcaaattgtttttatcttaaagaGTTTTAAaattacacttattcaacccccccccccccctttctaagtgtttttctatccttcaattggcatcagagcgctggttctaggtgcaagcacttaaccgtgttagaaaagattcaggaagagaaaaacacaagtttagatggctggtgaagatccaacacctacatctacatctggctctactgagcaacataatggaaatggtaacaatgattatactagaccaccagtattcgatggtgaaaactttgaatattggaaatataaacttgaaagttactttcttggtctagatggtgacttatgggatcttctggtggatggttacaaacatccagtgaaagctagaggagtaaagctaacaagacaagaaatgagtgatgatcaaaagaaagaattcaaaaatcatcacaagtgtaggactgttttgctgaatgctatctctcatgctgaatatgagaagatatctaacagggaaactgcctatgacatatatgaatcatttaaaatgactcatgagggaaatgcccaaatcaaggagactaaagctcttgccttgatccagaaatatgaagccttcaagatggaggatgatgaaaacattgagaagatgttctcaagatttcaaacgctaactgctgggctaagagttcttgacaagggatacacaaaggctgatcatgtcaagaagatcatcagaagcttgccaagaagatggggtcctatggtgacctagaacccttttaacccatccaagcctttttaggatgtagcgcagaaacaagttcgagtaccaattcgagcttgttgtcatgcgatgctacgctcagacgaggtctttttaggaatattattggcgcccatgagcaattgtgcgagccggtagtatctgatagaagattgaaaactctgggaacctttgtagaacccgttcggcaggtacaaaattccctagtacatacctttgtgggtggatattaaccttgactccatgcttgtaacgtcgaacctttgaactttgtTCGTGCGGccgtgtgtgatcttgattgtgattgatgcataaaccattcatccatgcattcatttgatttccaaggaactcataggtctttttttgtaaacatcataagtttcatcaaactcaatggatcttgggtgttgatggggtgaaaaccctaatccaccaaaatggatgattgatcttgatgataacttgatcaaagctttgatccaatataggattaacttccttcatgttttgatgtttacaagttaataacttaaattccttgaaaatcaaataaataaataaaagcgaCAACaataattgcatcatttgcatacatacatctaggttgtccagaaaacgtatccttgtctgtctccatttTCAGAGTTTGTCTGTGTACTGTCAAGatgattcctccacacaagtacaGAACTAGATCCAAAGTCAGATTGagaatggaataccaagagcaacacaatgcagaggtcagaatggaaattgatgagttgaagtcaggcatgaccaagctcactgaaatgctgcaagttttgattgctagaggagaaccgcctcagaagactctcattgttgaagtctcaagtgctgatgttgaccctcaacctactccacaaccaccttctacatggcctgagtttggtttgccacctggttacactcctccctatgataagactcctggtattggtcagTCTTCACAACTTGTGATTGGTCAAGCTTCAAATCCAGTGTTTCATGCTCCTATCATGACTGAATCTCAGCCTATTGTGCATATTGTTGCTCagcctacttatgtgaatcctctgtttgaatatcaagctgcccgttcccagaatggaagtcaaggagatgctggagatattgaagatgtcaaagagcagTATCAGATTTTGGAAAAGCGCCTGAGAGCAATGGAAGGaaatgattactttggggttgctgctgaaaacatgtgtttggtttctgatgttgtcatgcctgcaaaattcaagactcctgagtttgagaaatataaagggaatacttgcc encodes:
- the LOC131643106 gene encoding uncharacterized protein LOC131643106 isoform X2 — encoded protein: MFLAARNKKNRASAMGGSIHTGGSISTNEHIIRMRQELGREPTLDEVFLRTHTKKKDSSWVDDRSKKTYETFQEKLKHASQVGEASDSGPKEVDSATRLNFWAEAAGGKTRGRLYGAGTNPSITSQVFPL
- the LOC131643106 gene encoding uncharacterized protein LOC131643106 isoform X3, with protein sequence MGGSIHTGGSISTNEHIIRMRQELGREPTLDEVFLRTHTKKKDSSWVDDRSKKTYQETFQEKLKHASQVGEASDSGPKEVDSATRLNFWAEAAGGKTRGRLYGAGTNPSITSQVFPL
- the LOC131643106 gene encoding uncharacterized protein LOC131643106 isoform X1; translation: MFLAARNKKNRASAMGGSIHTGGSISTNEHIIRMRQELGREPTLDEVFLRTHTKKKDSSWVDDRSKKTYQETFQEKLKHASQVGEASDSGPKEVDSATRLNFWAEAAGGKTRGRLYGAGTNPSITSQVFPL